In one window of Paraflavitalea soli DNA:
- a CDS encoding T9SS type A sorting domain-containing protein: MKRYFYLLLLLMLVAGSQLAAQCPVTAATPFDAARGGATATSGTIIFSGPGSTWVQDGGLANGDGGTMTIGGNLYINGDLRLSNNSSIVIPGGGKLFVYGNVYINSGSTLTINNGGNFYFYGEEWINQPGAVVNNAGGAGIVSFIMPRPAINAADPVSGSARYPGNATAYTATSNTVQYADGGGVDMDVNITNYNPNNVSLCNLDNSAAAGSGGIRLSGTFGFAAAGGHVVLNDNNFILSATGSYVHNAINAYEGYFMSNGTGVLKKEGIANSAAFTFPVGQAENDYTPVTLTNTSGVANDYNVQVKTYANSGSSESVPAEGIDRTWQVYAATAGAANICLQHNAVTNPSGTGTDGSLFTNSTAFVTQQTGSGAWSPGTQTDGGSPLSTHCAVYTLPASAGDVTGYFSKASDLLSPLPVTLASFHGQVVNCSGRLTWKTASESNSLKFVIEHSTNGVDFSPVGELSSENNSNGASYDYNYSRINNGTNYFRLLMVDKDDRYAYSSIISLTSSCAPSILITPNPVQSILTVRNVRAGSQVTVFNVTGQQMVKAHASGSLLQIDTQQWSKGIYTVIVVDNNQVLKTEKVVKQ; the protein is encoded by the coding sequence ATGAAACGATATTTCTACCTGTTGTTACTGCTTATGCTTGTAGCGGGTAGCCAGCTCGCTGCCCAATGTCCCGTCACGGCGGCAACGCCTTTTGACGCGGCTCGTGGCGGCGCCACTGCTACCAGCGGCACTATCATTTTTTCCGGCCCTGGCTCCACCTGGGTACAGGATGGCGGACTTGCTAATGGCGACGGGGGCACCATGACCATCGGCGGTAATCTATACATCAACGGCGACCTGCGGCTAAGCAATAATTCTTCTATTGTTATCCCCGGCGGCGGAAAACTTTTTGTATACGGTAATGTGTATATCAATAGCGGCTCAACACTAACCATTAACAACGGCGGCAATTTCTATTTTTATGGGGAGGAATGGATCAATCAGCCTGGTGCTGTGGTCAACAATGCCGGTGGTGCAGGCATCGTGTCTTTCATTATGCCGCGACCTGCTATCAATGCTGCAGACCCGGTGAGCGGCAGTGCGCGCTATCCGGGTAATGCCACGGCTTATACCGCCACCAGTAACACTGTTCAATATGCAGATGGTGGCGGCGTGGATATGGATGTGAACATCACCAATTACAATCCCAACAATGTCTCTTTGTGTAACCTCGATAATTCGGCCGCTGCCGGCAGCGGAGGTATACGCCTCAGCGGCACTTTCGGCTTTGCAGCCGCCGGAGGCCATGTAGTCCTGAATGACAATAACTTCATCCTGTCGGCCACAGGCAGCTATGTACATAATGCCATCAATGCCTATGAAGGATATTTCATGAGCAATGGTACAGGTGTATTAAAAAAAGAAGGCATTGCCAACAGTGCAGCTTTTACTTTCCCGGTGGGTCAGGCAGAAAATGACTATACGCCGGTCACCCTCACCAATACTTCCGGAGTTGCCAATGACTACAATGTACAGGTGAAAACCTATGCCAATTCCGGGTCTTCAGAGTCAGTGCCTGCTGAAGGCATAGACCGCACCTGGCAGGTATATGCTGCTACAGCCGGTGCTGCCAATATCTGTTTACAGCATAATGCGGTGACCAATCCCTCCGGTACCGGAACTGATGGAAGCCTGTTTACCAACAGTACCGCCTTTGTAACCCAACAGACCGGTTCCGGCGCCTGGAGCCCTGGTACACAAACTGATGGCGGTTCTCCGCTAAGCACCCATTGCGCTGTGTACACCTTGCCCGCTTCAGCAGGAGATGTCACCGGTTATTTCAGCAAAGCAAGCGACCTCCTCTCCCCATTGCCGGTAACGCTCGCCAGTTTCCACGGCCAGGTAGTGAACTGTTCAGGCAGGTTGACCTGGAAAACCGCTTCTGAAAGCAATAGCCTGAAGTTTGTTATTGAACACAGTACGAACGGTGTTGACTTCAGTCCTGTAGGCGAATTAAGTAGTGAGAACAACAGCAACGGTGCTTCATACGATTATAATTATTCCAGGATCAACAATGGCACTAACTATTTCCGGCTTCTTATGGTTGATAAAGATGACCGGTATGCATACAGTTCCATTATCAGTCTTACTTCAAGCTGCGCTCCATCAATATTAATTACGCCCAATCCTGTTCAAAGTATACTAACTGTAAGGAATGTCCGTGCAGGCAGTCAGGTAACAGTGTTTAACGTAACAGGTCAGCAAATGGTAAAAGCACATGCCAGTGGCAGTCTGCTGCAGATCGACACGCAGCAGTGGTCAAAAGGAATATATACGGTGATCGTTGTTGATAATAATCAGGTATTGAAAACAGAGAAGGTAGTAAAGCAATAG
- a CDS encoding alpha-L-fucosidase, translating to MTYKLLRPSFLLPALMLVTSLTAKAQVKVHPDSIRSKMQWFADAKLGIFIHWGIYSVYGVDESWSFYNKKISHTGYMKQLEGFTATRYDPEAWAALIKESGARYAVMTTKHHDGVALWPTKENHYSVVKNTPARRDVLTPFYKALDKQGIKRGAYFSLIDWSHPDYPAFLRDSIRYKVDKEPQRWERFRKFYEAQINELSLAYHPDLWWFDGDWEHSAAEWDAQAVRRSILKETPGAILNSRLQGYGDYETPEQNFPVTRPAFNWWELCMTINNNWGYQPQDTAWKTPYEVITIFADAISNGGNLLLDIGPKEDGTIPPQEVKLLKELGKWNKKHAEAIFNTLGGIPQGHFYGPTTLSKDSATLYLFLPAKATGQVMIKGLKNKIREIQVVGSSQTVPHKIVGKISWSPVPGLVYITVPPAVQDEYMTVLAVKLDEPVQLYKGHGGLQ from the coding sequence ATGACATACAAATTGCTACGACCATCCTTTTTACTGCCGGCCCTTATGCTGGTAACCAGCCTCACTGCAAAAGCACAGGTTAAAGTTCATCCCGATTCCATACGCTCCAAAATGCAATGGTTTGCCGATGCCAAACTCGGTATATTCATCCATTGGGGTATCTATTCCGTGTACGGTGTAGATGAAAGCTGGAGCTTCTATAATAAAAAGATCAGCCATACCGGTTATATGAAGCAACTGGAGGGGTTTACCGCCACCCGATATGATCCCGAAGCATGGGCAGCGCTGATCAAAGAAAGCGGCGCCCGCTATGCGGTAATGACCACCAAGCACCATGATGGCGTAGCCCTGTGGCCCACAAAGGAAAATCACTACAGCGTTGTAAAGAATACCCCTGCCAGGCGCGATGTATTGACGCCTTTTTACAAAGCATTGGACAAACAAGGGATTAAACGGGGCGCTTATTTCTCCCTCATTGACTGGAGTCATCCCGATTATCCGGCCTTTCTGCGCGACAGCATCCGTTATAAGGTGGATAAAGAACCACAGCGGTGGGAGCGATTCCGGAAATTCTACGAGGCACAGATCAATGAACTCAGCCTGGCTTATCACCCTGATCTCTGGTGGTTTGATGGCGACTGGGAGCATTCCGCTGCAGAATGGGACGCCCAAGCGGTACGCCGGAGTATCCTGAAAGAAACACCCGGCGCCATCCTCAACAGCCGCCTGCAGGGCTATGGTGATTATGAAACGCCCGAACAGAACTTTCCGGTCACCAGACCCGCCTTCAATTGGTGGGAGCTGTGTATGACCATCAACAATAACTGGGGTTATCAACCACAGGATACCGCCTGGAAAACGCCTTATGAGGTCATTACCATTTTTGCCGATGCCATCAGCAATGGGGGCAACCTGTTATTGGACATCGGTCCCAAAGAAGATGGAACGATACCTCCACAGGAAGTAAAGCTCCTGAAAGAACTCGGCAAATGGAATAAGAAACATGCCGAAGCGATCTTCAATACCCTGGGAGGTATCCCGCAAGGACACTTTTATGGTCCCACCACTTTGTCCAAGGATTCTGCTACTCTCTATTTGTTCCTGCCGGCAAAGGCCACAGGACAGGTAATGATCAAGGGATTGAAAAACAAGATCAGGGAAATACAGGTAGTGGGCAGCAGCCAAACAGTACCGCATAAAATAGTAGGCAAGATATCCTGGAGCCCCGTGCCCGGGTTGGTATACATCACTGTGCCGCCTGCTGTGCAGGACGAATACATGACCGTGCTGGCAGTGAAGCTGGATGAACCTGTACAATTGTACAAGGGGCATGGCGGGCTTCAGTAG
- a CDS encoding DedA family protein — MASLLSSSIGFYLGRTTSRGFNRFFTAKEIQLGNSMFDRYGDISIAVSKGIPVLSEAVSFLSGTTSISFKRFFCYSLMGHLPVSAIYAFVGSYAGSLNSYLVSGGVILATIALFFVFRMVIGRKIKTAV, encoded by the coding sequence GTGGCCTCCCTGTTGTCTTCGTCTATTGGATTTTACCTGGGACGAACGACCTCCCGGGGTTTTAACCGGTTCTTTACAGCTAAAGAAATACAGCTGGGTAATTCCATGTTCGACAGGTATGGCGATATCTCCATTGCCGTGTCGAAAGGAATACCCGTATTGAGTGAGGCCGTATCCTTTTTATCGGGCACCACTTCTATTTCATTCAAAAGATTCTTTTGTTATTCCTTGATGGGGCATTTGCCGGTATCGGCGATCTATGCTTTTGTAGGCAGCTATGCCGGTTCGCTGAATAGCTACCTGGTTTCGGGAGGCGTGATCCTTGCTACCATTGCGTTGTTTTTTGTATTCAGGATGGTGATCGGCAGGAAGATAAAAACAGCGGTATGA
- a CDS encoding Ig-like domain repeat protein, giving the protein MAVLISVNDNSVGDGFLLAPLDSTYEATIKLKTDPATPTATVTLQASPNPAGLVFSTVGPITITPVETIVTVHAMMQSSSRGDTTIQVLEGAVVAASFSVTSIRNPTINFKGRFEVRFATDNNWFNSNPQYTAAVDVIPAPRGWTWALEGEPPFVPASAVPENLDTTGLGRVIRLNNPISPRSHAAPVVSTVNSISGQTASGTETFTTGDALIGQPVDFGPDTYFAGNYTGDPLNPFKPGDPTPEEFWNAGAEPMALFQFKLGNPSLYFRGKSTVGPFVAKSTTVDTHTRTPDRRPIANGIVQVPAADMTEFGLPDVVTFSETRIDLLLLDWDALPAGDSTTRRNLRRRISHLLGAVSTTKRSAVQAAYPATFNVRGGTLTIDWDGGGPGVGNWDFREVYTGKVDTDLHALPGGSSVIDYMRQYFSFDFVWRPFAFHSDELCGHHKGTFKGTPMMTGNHIGDPHVKTVNGISYDFQGVGEFTLLKDGNRMEVQVRQTPVAAANPITDSHSGIRACVSLNTAVAIRVGSHRIAYQPGPSREKGRLQFFVDGKPAQLPTQGLNLGGHFVTTFDANGETGLRVYYQDQSVVTVTPAFWNPYNIWYMNVSVTNTLASEGVMGHIPGKSWLPRLRNGQDVGPLPTSLQDRYNMLYKTFADSWRVKDSTSLFVYAAGTSTETFTDRDWPAIQAPCKMKPEFEIPGAPILEGMPIEKAEQVCKLVTDDDLHQHCVFDVATTGDESFARTYLFEQQLRRSGTKIDLHVMDLPNNPDRKPVEPDQPPIKGPSGKLVKATVASIVPDSPAPKGKVVFYADDKKVGEPVPVDGLGRARWKVKGLDKGTHYVRAEFVPDDKNVNHSSSSAVLKLDLIKSTIDQKEEGPQPGTDGGGGKDGSLFGRWYIWVILILLLLLIWCLFMK; this is encoded by the coding sequence ATGGCAGTTTTAATAAGTGTTAACGATAACTCGGTGGGCGACGGTTTCCTGCTGGCGCCACTGGACTCGACCTACGAAGCCACCATCAAGCTGAAGACCGATCCGGCAACGCCTACGGCTACTGTAACACTGCAGGCCTCACCAAATCCTGCAGGGCTGGTATTTTCGACGGTAGGGCCGATCACGATCACCCCTGTTGAAACGATCGTAACAGTACATGCCATGATGCAAAGCAGCTCGCGTGGTGATACAACGATCCAGGTGCTGGAAGGAGCTGTGGTAGCAGCGAGTTTTTCCGTAACAAGCATCAGGAATCCTACCATCAACTTCAAAGGCCGTTTTGAAGTGCGCTTTGCCACCGACAACAACTGGTTCAATTCGAACCCGCAGTATACAGCTGCTGTCGATGTGATTCCCGCTCCCCGTGGCTGGACCTGGGCGCTGGAAGGAGAACCACCTTTTGTACCAGCGTCTGCTGTGCCTGAGAATCTCGACACGACGGGTTTGGGCCGTGTAATACGACTCAACAATCCGATCTCGCCACGTTCTCATGCCGCACCGGTGGTATCGACGGTTAATTCTATCTCAGGTCAAACGGCCTCAGGCACCGAGACCTTTACAACAGGTGATGCATTGATCGGTCAGCCGGTTGATTTTGGACCCGATACCTATTTTGCGGGCAACTATACAGGCGACCCATTGAATCCTTTTAAACCAGGTGATCCTACTCCGGAAGAGTTTTGGAATGCCGGGGCAGAGCCGATGGCCCTGTTCCAGTTCAAGCTGGGTAATCCCTCTCTTTATTTCAGGGGAAAATCAACTGTGGGGCCTTTTGTAGCCAAGTCGACGACTGTCGATACACACACGCGTACGCCGGACAGACGCCCTATTGCCAACGGCATTGTACAGGTACCCGCGGCTGATATGACGGAGTTTGGCCTGCCCGATGTGGTCACTTTCAGTGAAACACGGATCGACCTGCTGTTGCTCGACTGGGATGCATTGCCGGCAGGCGACTCAACCACGCGGCGCAACCTGCGTCGTCGCATCAGCCACTTGCTGGGTGCGGTAAGCACCACTAAAAGGTCCGCTGTTCAGGCTGCCTACCCGGCAACCTTTAATGTAAGAGGGGGGACGCTAACTATAGACTGGGATGGCGGTGGACCAGGGGTAGGCAATTGGGATTTCAGGGAAGTGTATACGGGAAAGGTAGATACAGACCTCCATGCACTGCCAGGGGGCTCCAGCGTGATCGACTATATGCGGCAATACTTTTCTTTCGACTTTGTATGGCGGCCATTTGCTTTCCATTCAGACGAGCTTTGCGGCCATCATAAAGGAACTTTCAAAGGCACGCCCATGATGACGGGCAACCATATTGGCGACCCGCACGTGAAGACGGTGAATGGCATTAGCTACGATTTCCAGGGAGTAGGTGAGTTTACGCTGTTGAAGGACGGCAACAGGATGGAGGTACAGGTGCGGCAAACACCGGTAGCGGCTGCCAACCCGATCACAGATAGCCATAGCGGTATCAGAGCCTGCGTGAGCCTCAACACCGCAGTGGCCATACGCGTGGGATCACACCGGATAGCCTATCAACCGGGGCCTTCCCGCGAAAAGGGAAGACTACAATTCTTCGTGGATGGAAAGCCGGCTCAATTGCCCACCCAGGGACTTAATCTGGGCGGTCATTTTGTGACCACCTTCGATGCCAATGGAGAGACAGGGCTGCGCGTTTACTACCAGGATCAATCCGTGGTAACAGTAACACCCGCTTTCTGGAATCCATACAATATATGGTACATGAACGTAAGTGTTACGAATACACTGGCCAGCGAAGGGGTGATGGGACATATACCGGGTAAAAGCTGGCTACCCAGGCTGCGCAATGGACAAGATGTTGGTCCATTACCAACCAGCCTGCAAGACCGGTATAACATGCTCTACAAGACCTTTGCTGATTCCTGGCGTGTGAAGGATAGCACAAGCCTGTTTGTTTATGCAGCGGGCACTTCCACTGAAACGTTCACTGACAGGGATTGGCCTGCCATCCAGGCGCCCTGCAAAATGAAGCCCGAATTTGAGATCCCCGGCGCTCCCATACTCGAGGGTATGCCGATAGAAAAGGCAGAGCAGGTATGCAAACTGGTAACGGACGATGACCTGCATCAGCATTGTGTGTTTGATGTGGCCACTACGGGGGATGAAAGTTTTGCCAGGACCTATCTCTTTGAACAGCAGCTCAGGCGCAGTGGTACTAAGATCGATCTGCATGTAATGGACCTTCCCAATAACCCGGACCGCAAGCCGGTTGAACCGGATCAACCACCCATCAAAGGGCCATCGGGCAAACTGGTCAAGGCGACAGTTGCCTCTATTGTACCAGACAGTCCGGCGCCTAAAGGAAAAGTTGTTTTTTATGCAGACGACAAGAAGGTTGGCGAGCCGGTACCGGTAGACGGGCTGGGAAGGGCCAGGTGGAAAGTAAAGGGGCTGGATAAAGGAACGCATTATGTCAGGGCAGAGTTTGTACCAGACGACAAAAATGTAAATCATAGCAGCAGTAGTGCGGTGTTAAAACTTGATCTGATAAAAAGCACTATCGATCAAAAGGAGGAAGGCCCCCAACCGGGCACGGATGGCGGCGGCGGCAAGGATGGTAGTCTTTTCGGCCGCTGGTATATCTGGGTGATCCTGATCCTGCTGTTATTACTTATCTGGTGTCTGTTTATGAAGTAA